ACCACGCGGAGAGCTTTCCCAGCACCCTCGACGGTGGCTGCACGGACGACGGCGATGGCTGCCCCGACGGCACGCCCATTCTCACCATCAACTGCGAAGTCATGATCCTGGACTCGCTGCACTTCGCGCCCCGTTCCGCCGCGGTCGCCGAGCAGGCGGAGCGCATCGTCACGGCCATCAGCACGCTCCTGGCGGTGCAAGAGTGGTCCCACCTGACCGTGCAGATCATCGGCCACGCCGACGACACCGAGCCGCCGGGCATCGGTCAACGCCGCGCCGATGCGGTGAGAGACGCCCTCGTGGCCGCTGGCGTGGACGCCGCGCGGCTCAGCACCCGCGATGCCGGCAGCACCGAGCCGAGGGCCCCCACCGCGGGTCTGCGTGGCCGCGAGCTCGCCACCGCCCGCGAGCAGAACCGCCGCGTCGGCTTCCAGATCACGCACCCACGGCGCCTGCCCGGCCGCCCCGAAGAGAGCGCGCCGTAGCTCCCCGTCTTGACGTCGCCTCGCGGGAACCGAGGTTCCCTGCTACCTCTCGGCGGAATCATGGCAGAAGACATCAAGACGCTCGTCACCTCGCTCGCGCGGAGCGCCAAGCAGGCCTCGCGTGCGCTGGCCAACGCGGACACCACCAGCAAGAACGCCGTGCTCCTGCGCGCGGCGGCGGCGCTGCGTGGACCCGAGGGCGACCTGGTCATCGCCGCCAACAAGCGTGACCTCGCGGCCGCCGTCGAGAACGGGCTGAGCCCGGCCATGATCGACCGCCTCGAGCTCACGCGCGCGCGTCTCGATGCCGTGGCGGAGGGCGTGGAAGAGATCGCCGCCCTGCCGGACCCCGTGGGCGAGCTGCTCGAGCCCCGCCGCCTGCCCAACGGGCTCGAGACCAGCCGCATGCGCATCCCGCTCGGGCTCATCGGCATCATCTACGAGTCACGCCCCAACGTCACCGCCGACGCGGCGGCGCTCTGCATCAAGAGCGGCAACGCCGTCATCCTGCGCGGCGGCTCCGAGGCGTTCCACAGCAACACGGCCATCGCCGAGATCTTCGGCACGGCCCTCGAGGCCGAGGGGCTCCCGCGGGACTGCGCGGCGCTGCTGCCCACCACGGCCCGCGAGGCCACCCTGGTGCTCATCCAGCTGGACGGCGTGGTGGACATGGTCATCCCGCGGGGCGGCGAGAGCCTCATCCGCTTTGTGGCCGAGAACGCCCGCGTCCCAGTCATTCGCCACTACAAGGGCGTCTGCCACGTGTTCATCGACCGGGAGGCCGACCTCGAGATGGGCGTGCGCATCGCCGTGAACTCGAAGACGCACCGCCCCGGGGTGTGCAACGCCATGGAGACGCTGCTGGTGGACGCCGCCGTGGCCGACACTTTCCTGCCCATGGTGGCCACCGCCATGCGGGCGCGCGGGGTCCACATGCGCGCCGACGCTCGTGCGCTGCCTCTGCTCGGTGAGGGCGCCGACGCCGCGAGCGAGCTGGACTGGGACACCGAGTACCTGGCCCTCGAGCTGAACGTGGCCGTCGTAGACGACCTCGACGCGGCGATCGAGCACGTGGCCCGGCACGGCAGCTTCCACACCGAAGCCATCGTCACCCGCAACCCCGAGAAGGGGAAGCGCTGGGTGCGTGAGGTGGACGCCAGCCTGGTGCTGGTCAACGCCTCCACGCGCTTCAACGACGGACACCAGCTCGGCCTCGGCGCCGAGATGGGCATCTCCACCACCAAGCTTCATGCTTACGGCCCCATGGGCCTCAACGAGCTGTGCACCACCAAGTGGGTAGGCTACGGTACCGGTCAGGTTCGACAGTGACATCCCAAGAAGAAAAACGACCCAAAGCACCTTCGAAAGCCAAGGGAGCGCTCTCCAGCACTCCTCGGCCCAGCGTCGACACCGACCACGAGCCGGAGTCGTCGCGTTCGACGGCGCTGCACATCGCGGCGGCAGGCCTCGACAAGAAGGCCCTCAACGTCGAGATCATCGACGTCCGCGGCAAGGTCGACTACGCGGACTTCGTGGTGCTCATGAGCGGCCGCAGCGATCGCCAGGTCAACGCCATCGCGCAGGGGGTCCAGCGTGACCTCCGCACGGAGCACGGCGTGCGCTGCCTCGGCGCCGAGGGCCTGCAGCAGGGCCACTGGGCGCTGCTCGACTTCGGTGACGTGGTCGTCCACGTCTTCCACCACGACATGCGGGGCTACTACGACCTCGAGGCGCTGTGGATCGACGCCGCGCGCGTGACCGTTCCGGGGGCCGAGCGCACCCGTGTGGACGGGCCGCTGGCCGCCTTCGACGAGTTCGAAGACGACGGCGTCGACGACGAGTGAGCTAGCCCGTCGGTGCGCGTACGGATCATCGCGGTCGGCAAGATCAAGGAGAAGCCCACCCAGGAGCTGCTCCGCGACTACTACGGCCGCATCGACCGCTACGCGCGCTTCGACGAGGTGGAGCTCAAGGACGGCACCGAAGAGGAGGTCACCGAGCGCTTCGAGCGGGCGCTCCCCGAGCGCTCACGCGTGGTGGCCCTCGAGGTGCTGGGCCAGCGTTGGTCGAGCGACCAGCTGGCGCAGCACCTGGGCCGCTGCGAGGGGGAGGGCGTGCAGAGCGCGGTGTTCCTGATCGGCGGGTCGTATGGGCTGCCGAAGGTGATCTCGAAGCGGGCTGACGTGCAGCTGTCGCTGTCGGCCATGACGTTGCCCCACCGCCTGGCGCGGCTGCTGCTGGCCGAGCAGGTGTATCGGGGGTTCACGATCCTGCGGAACGAGCCGTACAGCCACTGAGGGTGGGGAACCGACAAGGCTGGGCACCCCGCCGTGAAAGGGGGGCCCCAGCGTAAACCGACTCATGCGGCGAAGGTCAGCCCCGGGCGCCCCGCGGGGGGGACGCGGAAGGGCGAGCCGCGTGGGGCGCCCCGGCTCGAGCGCCGAGCCAAGAGGGGCCGCGAGGGGTGCCCGAGGGCGGGGGGGGCAGCGCGTCGCCCGCGGGGGCGCCTCGCGCCCCCGGGGGGGGGGGGGGGGGCGCGGGGGCGGCGGGGCCGGCCGGGCGGCGCGTCCGCGAGCAGACACCGCGCGCGGGTGGCCAGAGCGCGCAGCCGGTGCTCGAGCTAGTCACAGCCCCGTTAGGTCTGAGGCCTCGAGCGACCACTCGAGCCGCCACGGTCTCCGAGCGAGGCGGCAGGCGGATGTGGGCCCGTCGGGCTGCCAGGAACGGCGGGTTCTAAAACGGGAAGTCCTTGACCGCGGCAGAACGGCCGCGAACGAATCGGCCGGCGAGTGCTGCGGCTATCCGCGTCCTGACGCCGGCGATGAAGGGTCGATAGCGAAAGCGAGGGCGGCATCCGCAAGGGCCCGACTATCGCCCTTGCGTCGGCTCCGAAGTCGCAAAGGGGGGCGGCGCCGGCCCCGCCGGGGGGCCCCCCGGGGGAGACCGGGCGGGGCCGGCGCGGGGGCCGGAGTCGCGGCGGGGCCCGGCACCCCCCCAGCCCGGCCCGCAAGCACGGCGCGTGGGGACCCGCGAAGGTGGCCCGTTTCCTGGCTGCGAAGCCGCTGAGATCAGCGCTTCGAGTACTGGAACTTCTTGCGCGCGCCCGGCTGACCGGGCTTCTTGCGCTCCTTCTCACGCGCGTCACGCGTCAGGAAGCCGGCGCGCTTGAGGGCGGGGCGGAGCGTGGCTTCGCTGCCGATGAGGGCGCGCGAGATGCCGTGACGGACCGCCTGGGCCTGCGCCGCGATGCCACCGCCGTGCACGTTGATGCGCACGTCGTACTGGCCGTTGCGCTCGATCACGCCGAACGGCTGCTCGATGATCATGCGCAGGATGTCGCGCGGGAAGTAGTCTTCGAAGGTGCGACCGTTGACGGTCACGGTGCCGGTGCCGGGCGAGAGGAACACGCGGGCAACCGCGTTCTTGCGCTTGCCGGTGCCGTAGAAGCGGCCGTGGATGATCTTGGCGTTGGACATCTGCGTATCTCGGTCTCGGTTCGCGGGATCAGTAAGTGAAGGGCGTGGGCTGCTGCGCCGCGTGCGGGTGCGCCGCGCCAGCGTACACCTTCAGCTTGGTGAGCTGACGGCGGCCCAGGCTGGTCTTGGGCAGCATGCCCTTGACCACGCGCTCGACGAAGCGGTCTGGCGCGGTGGCGATCTCTTGACCGTACGTGCGCGTGGTGAGCCCGCCCGGCGTGCCGGAGTGACGGTAGTGGACCGACTTGTCGGCCTTGTTACCCGTGAGGCGCACCTTGTCTGCGTTCACGATGATGACGAAGTCACCCACGTCCGCATGGGGCGTGTAGTTCGGGCGATGCTTGCCGCGAAGAACGGTGGCCACGCGCGAGGCGAGTCGCCCGACGGGCTGGTCGGTAGCGTCCACGACGTACCACTTGCGATCGATATCGGATTCTTTGGCGCTAAGCGTGCGCATGACAAAACCTCTTCCCGACGGGAGTTCCGCACTGGGGGGCGCGTTTAGTAGCCCCCTGGGGGCAACGTGTCAAGGCGTGCGAAACCTGGCCCTTCCGAGCAGGGCTCCGCGCGGTCGTCGATGGGGGACCCGTCGACAGCGAACGGGGTCTAGCGCAGGCGGGAACCCCCCGCCAGCACAATCGCTCCCGAGCCCACGAGCCAGAGTGCGAACGAAGGCAGACGCTGCTAGGGTCGGCCCCATGAGCGCCAGCGAGCCGACCGCAAACGGGGACGCGCCCGGGACGGCCCTGGACACGGCCCGGCCGTACGAGCCGCCGTGGCTCCTGCGCTGGGTTTACAAGCGCTTCTTCACCCACATCCAGGTGGACGAGCGCTGGAGCGGGGTGGTCCGCGACGCCGCGCGCAAGGGCGTGGTGGTCTACGTCATGCGCTCGCTGTCGCTGCTGGACTTCCTCTGCCTCGACTTCCTGGTGAAGCGCTTCGGGCTCCCTTTGGTGCGCTTCGTCAACGATCTGGGGCTGTGGATCCTGGAGCCCTTCGGGAAGGGGGAGCGCCGCCTGCGCCTCCGTCGCCAGATCCCCGAGAAGCAGGCGCTCACCGAGGTGCTGCAGAGCCAGTTCAGCGCGCTGCTGTTCTTGCGGCGGCCTCCGCGCCTCGGAAGCCCCAGGCGTCGCGGCGAGGAGATGGACACCGATCTCATCCGCACCCTGATCGAGAACCAGCGCACCCTTCAGCAGCCGGTCTTCCTGGTGCCGCAGACCTTCGTCTGGACCAAGCGCCCACCCCAGGCGCGGCGCGGGCTGGTGGACGGTGTCTTCGGGACGGTGGAGTGGCCGGGGCGCGTGCGCGTGTTGCTGCAGTTCCTCTTCAACTACCGGAACGCGCTGCTGCGCTCGGGGGAGCCGTTCGATCTGCAGGCGTTCCTGGCCGAGAACCCCGAGCTCACCGACGCGGAGCTCGCCGACAAGGTGCGCTACGCCCTGCTGCGGCGCATGGAGCGCGAGCGCACGCTGGTCTTCGGGCCCACCAAGAAGACGCTCGGCCGCATCCAGGACGACCTCCTGCGCAGCCCGCGCATTCGCAAGCACATCGAGAACGAGGCGCGCGGCTCGAGCCGCAGCATCGCCAAGGTGGAGAAGGAAGCGCGCAAAGAGCTCAGCAAGCTGTGCGCCAACCAGCAGCCCTACGTGGTCGCCAAGCTGGCGCGCTTCCTCGACTGGGTCTGGAACCGCATCTACGACGGCATCGTCATCGACGAAGACGGCATCGAGCGGCTGCGCGAGAAGGCGCGCGACGGCGCCATCGTGCTGCTCCCCAGCCACAAGAGCCACGTGGACTACCTGGTGTTGAGCTCCGTGCTCTACAGCCGTCAGCTGCTGCCCCCGCTCATCGCGGCCGGTGAGAACCTGGGCTTCTTTCCGCTCGGGCCCATCTTGCGGCGCGGCGGCGCGTTCTTCATCAAGCGCAGCTTCCAGGGAAAAAAGCTCTATGCCGCGCTGGTGGACGGATACATGCGCCGGCTCCTGGTGGAGGGCTTCCCCATCGAGTTCTTCATCGAGGGTGGCCGCTCGCGCACCGGCAAGCTGCTCCCGCCCAAGTACGGCCTGCTCTCCATGGTGGTGGACGCGTCGCTGCTGCTGCGCGCGCGCAAGGTCTACTTCGTGCCCATCTCCATCGGCTACGAGCGCATCATCGAGGAGCGCTCGTTCGTGCACGAGCTGGGTGGGGGCGAGAAGCAGAAGGAGAACGTGGGCGGGCTGCTGCGCTCGTCCAACATCCTGCGCTCCAAGTACGGCCGGCTCTACGTGCACTTCGGCGAGATCCTGTCCTTCGACGATCTCTTGCACGACGCGCTGGTCGAGCCCCTGGCCGAAGAAACCGGCGAGTTCGACGCCGCCGCGATCCTCTCGGGCAGCGTGGCGCTGAAGCCGAGCTCCGCAGGTGACGTGTTGGCGCCCGACACCCCGCGCGCAGCCCGTCGCCCGGCGCGCGACCGCCAAGACCTCAGCCCGCGCGAGCGGCGCGTCATGATCCAGCGCCTGGCGCACCGCGTCACCTATCAGATCGATCGCGTCACGGTGGTGACGCCGGCCGCGCTGGTGGCCATGGCGCTCTTGGCGCACCGGCAGCGGGGGATGACCCACACCGACCTGCTGCACGCCGCCGAGAGCCTGCTGTCTGCGCTCGAGCGTCAGAACGCCCGCACGGCAGGGCAGCTGCGCGACGAGGACGGCCAGATCCGCTCGGACACCCTGCACGAGGCCGTGGAGCTCTTCCTGGACGGCAAGCTCATCCAGCGGCACGGCGAGGGTGACGAGGCCATCTACAAAATCCCCAGCGAGCGGCGCATCGCGCTCGAGTACTACAACAACAACGTCTTGCACTTCTTCGTGCCGAGCGCGCTCATCGCGGCGGCCCTCCAGCTCAGCGACGGCAAGGCCATCACCGTCCAGACCCTGCGCGAGCGCGTGCGGCAGCTGTCCAAGCTGTTCAAGTACGAGTTCAACTTCCGGGCGGACGCGTCTTTCGAGGAGATCTTCGACGACGCCCTGGCCAGCATGATGAAGTTCGGCGAGCTGGTACTCGAGGACGACCACGTGGCGGCGGCGCCGGGTCGTGCGGGGGCCATCTTGGACACGTACGCCTCGCTGCTGCGCTCCTACTTCGAGGCCTACCTGCTGGCGCTACGCAGCACCGGAATGCTGCTCGAGCGTGGTGAGGTGTCTCGCAAAGACTGGATGAAGCAGGCGCTGGCGCTCGGGCAGCGCATGTACCTCGCGGGCGAGATCGTGCGCCGCGAGAGCATCTCGAAGCCCAAGCTCGAGACGGCGCTCAAGGCTCTCAAGGACTACCAGCTGGTGAAGACCTCGGGGGAAGACCTTCAGCCAGGGCGGGTGCTCACGGACGCGGCCACCTTGCAGGCGCTCGAGAAGAAGCTGCTGCCTTTCCTGAAGTAGCCCCAATTTTGCACAGCGCTGCATCCGGACCTATCCGCGCGGGATCGGGCCTGGTACGCTCGGCTCCGTGTCGCAAAAGAACTGGACCATCGACCCCGAGACCGGGCTCTCGTTCGTTCGTTCTGGTGTCCGTGAGGTCACCACTGACCAGCTGCGCGTGGTCTTCCAGCCCATCGTCGCCGTGGACACGCGCAAGACCTTCGCGCACGAGGCGCTGGTGCGCTGCGACGTGCCCATGTTCCAGAGCCCCATCGCGCTCTTCGAGGCGGCCACCACCGAGCAGTGCGTGGGGCGCCTGGGCCGTCGGATCCGCGAGGTCACGGTGCGGGACGCCGACGGCAGCCCCATCTTCGTGAACATCCACCCCGAAGAGCTGAGCGAGCGCTGGCTGGTGCGGCCCGACGATCCCCTCTGCCTCTACGAGGGTGAGGTCTTCTTGGAGATCACCGAAGCGGCCGCCTTTGCCTACTTCGAGCTCTGTATGGACGTGCTGCGCGAGGTGCGCGACCGCATGGGGGCGCGCCTGGTCATCGACGACTTCGGGGCCGGCTACAGCAACCTGAAGCGCATCGTGGACCTGCACCCCGCCGTGGTGAAGCTCGACCGCTCGCTCATCTCCGGGCTCGACCGCGAGCGCCGTCAGCAGATCCTGGTGAAGGGCCTGGTGGACCTGTGTCGCCAGCTGGGCGCCAAGGTCGTGGCAGAGGGCGTCGAGACGGTGGGCGAGCTGCACGCCTGCATCGACTGCGGTGCGCAGTACGTCCAGGGCTACCTGCTGGCGCGGCCGGCCTACCCGCACCCCAGCGTGCGCTGGCCCGGGGCGCCGGCTCCGCTCTAGCCCGGCGCGTCCGTCATGCGTGTCGTCTCGCTGACCTGCTCCAACACCGAGATCGTCTGCGCGCTCGGCGCGGCCGACGTCCTCGTGGGCGTGGACGACCACAGCGACTACCCGGTGGAAGTGGTGGCGTCACTGGCCCGCGTGGGGCCCGACCTCAGCGTGGATGCGAAGGCCGTGGCCGCGCTGCGGCCGGACCTGGTGCTGGCCTCGCTGACTGTCCCGGGACACGAGCGCGTGCTCGAAGCGTTGCTGGCCGAGGGGCTGCCCGTGGCCGTCTTCGAGCCCAAGTCGGTGGCGGACGTCTACACCGACACGCTGCGCATCGGGGAGCTGCTCGGGCGCACCGCAGAGGCAGCCCGGCTGGTGAGCGAGATGCAGTCGGTGCTGGACGCACGCCCCGTAGCGGACTTCCATCCGCGGGTGCTGGTCGAGTGGTGGCCTCGCCCCGTCATCGTGCCCGGGGCACGCAGCTGGGTGACGCAGCAGCTGCTCGCTGCCGGCGGGGTCAACCCGATGGGCGAGCGACCCGTCGAGTCGTCTCCCATCACGGACGAAGAGGCTCGCGCGCTGCTGCCCGACGCGGTGGTCATCAGCTGGTGCGGGGTGCCGGCGGCCAAGTACCGCCCCGATGTGGTCTATCAGCGCGCGGCGTGGCGCGACCTCCCGGCGATCCGCGACCGACAGGTGCACTGCATCACCGAGGCGTTCCTGGGCCGCCCCGGGCCACGCATGGTCGACGGCGTGCGGGCCCTCGAGCGCGTGGTGCAGGGCGTGCGGGAAGCGCGTGATCAGGGAGCGGCCACGCGGTCCACCAGCAAGCGATAGGTGCCGGACACGCTCGCCCCATAGCCGTCCACCACCACGAAGTAGGTGCCGCGCGGCAGGTCCACTTCGAGCGCCGAGTGCCGCTCACCCCCGGCCGCCGCATCGCCGCGCACGTCGTCGTTGCAAGCCAGCTGGGTGGCTGGGTCCACCGAGCAAGCGCTCCGCACGTGCAGGACGCCGTCGAACGACGAGAACAGGTCCAGCTTCACGCGGGTGGGGCGCGTGACGCGCAGGGTGTACACGCGCTCCGGCGACGCGGCGGTCAGCCCGCACGAGGCCGTCAGGCCGTTGGTCGCGCCCTCGGTGGTGCCCGTGACCTCGCGACCCAGCGTGAGGGCGGTTGGCTGGGTGCAGCTGCTGGCGGTCTGCTCGGCGGTCGGCGCGGGGGCGTCGAGCGACTGGGCGAGGCGGCACGCGGGACCGGCGCCCTGCTCACACGCGGCACGGAGCTCGGAGCGCGCCAGCTCGAGGTCGGGCGGCACGATGTTGCCTTCGCCGTGGGTGCGCGCGAGGTTGAAGCAGCCCCACGGCTCCCCCAGCGAGCACGAGCGCTCGTAGAGCTGCATGGCCCGCGCGGTGTCCACGGGGATGGCGACGTCGAACTCGTACAGCGAGGCGAGGTTGTTGCAGGCGATGCCGGAGTTGGCGTCGCAGGCCCGCGTGTAGAGCTCGAGCGCGTGCGCGGCATCTCGCGCGACGCCGTTGCCCGCCGCGTAGGCCATCGCGAGGTACACGCAGCCGTCCATGGCGCCTTCGGCGCAGGCCCGCTCCAGCAGCGACGCGGCGCGCGGGATGTCCTGTTCTACGCCGCGGCCCTCGCCGAGCATGATGCCGAAGTTGGCGCACGCCTGCCCGTCGCCCAGCTCGCACGAAAGCGAGTAGAGCCGCGCGGCCTCCGCGACATCCTCGGGGCCCCCGCGACCCTGCTCGCGCAGCTCGGCCAGGCTCGCGCAGCCCTCGGCGTCATCTCCGCGGCACGCGCGGTCGTAGAGCTCGGCCGCGTGCGGCTCGTCGGCTGCCACCGCGTCGCCCGACAGGTACGCGTGGCCTGCCACGGTGCACGCGGCTTCCTGCCCGTCCATGCACTGCTGCTCTTCGCTCAGCGCGTACACGCAACGCCCGTCACGCGGCGCTTGGAAGGCCTCGCACGTGAGGGTGACCTCGGCGGGCGTCGTCGTCTCGGGAGGCGGCGCGCCGCCACAGCCCATGAGCGCGATCGCGAACCAGAGTGCCGGAGGAGTAGGGTGCTTCGAGTTCATGCGCCCTATGAAGCCCGCACTTCGGCCGCGTGACAACCCTCGTCAGACGCGAACAGGGGCGATGGCGGGCAGCATCTCGAGGTGACGCTTGAGGGCGCTCTCGTGCTGGCGAATCTGCTCGAGCCGCACGGCGGTGCGCACGTCGCGCATGACGCTGCGCGTGGCCTCGTCCACACCGGCGAGCGTCTGCAGCGTGGGCACCTTCACGCTGACGAACGCGAGCGAGCGCAGCACGGTCGTGATCTTGCTGGGGCGCGGGGCGGCCGCCGGCTCGTGGGCTGCCCCGGCGTCCTCGGCGTCGTCGTCCCGCGCGTCGCGCACGTCCACCAGCTCCCAGCTCTCGTCGCACAGGTCGCCCCAGACCGAACGGAACGCAGCCAACCGCTCGGCGCGTTTGAACTCGTCGGCGGCGCTGCGCTCTTGCTCCGCGAGAGACTGGTCACGCTGGGCGGCCGCCGCGAGACGCAGCGCGCGCACCGACTCGAGCTCCGCTTCGGTCTCGCCACGCACCAGCACCACGGCCAGGTGCGCGTCCACCGAGAGCAGCTTCGCGATGCCTTCGTAGGCCTGGTCGTTGGAGGGAATGCCAGCGCGGTCGGCGATGTGGAAGCGCGAGAGCACCCCCAGGTTCTGACAGACCTCGAAGTACAGCACGCGGAGCAGGCGCAGCTCCGCCTCGCGCGCGTCATGGTGTGTGCGCCACGCGCCCGCGAGCTTCATGGCCACGTCCAGCGCCTTGGGCGCGGCGCCCAGCATCACCGAGACGGGGTCCATCAGTAGAAGTACCGGCTGAGCGACTCGATGACGCAGCCGGGGCGGTCCTCGCCCTCGATCTCGATGGTGATCACGGTGGTGGCCTGCAGGCCCCCCTTCACCTCGATGACCTCCTTCACCTCGCCGCGGCCGCGCACGCGCGCGTTCACCTTCACCGGCGCGGGGAAGCGGATCTTGTCGCAGCCGTAGTTGACGCCCAGCTTCATGCCCTGCACCTCGATGAGCTGCGGCAGGAAGAAGTTCGACAGCGACAGCGTCAGGTATCCATGGGCGATGGTGGTGCCGAAGGGCCCTTCCTTGGCGCGCTCGGGGTCCACGTGGATCCACTGGTGATCGCCTGTGGCGTCGGCGAACTGGTTGATGCGCTCTTGGGTGATGGTCAGCCAGTCGGTGACGCCCAGGTCGGTTCCGGCGGCGCCCCGCAGGGCCTCTTGTGTCGCGAATACGGTCGGCATGGCGCGAAGGTAGCAGCGCGCGCGGGTCCTGCGAGCGGGACGTGCGCACGGGCCTGGCAACCCGGGTCGCGGCGTTGCGACGGAGGCCCTTCGCTGATAAGCCCCGCGCATGGAGTCCTCGACGCTGACCGCGCTCTCTCCCCTCGATGGCCGCTACGCCAAGAGCGTGGATGCCCTTCGTCCCTATCTCAGCGAGTTCGGGCTGATTCATCACCGGGTGCGCGTCGAGGTGCGCTGGCTCGAGTCGCTCGCCAGCAACCCGGGCATCCCCGAGGTGCCGGCGTTCTCGGCCGAGGCGCTGGCCAGCCTCGAGCGCATCGTCAGCGAGTTCAGCGAGGCCGACGCGGAGCGCGTGAAGGCCATCGAGCGCGGCACCAACCACGACGTGAAGGCGGTGGAGTACTTCCTGAAGGAGAAGATCACCGGCCAGCCCGAGCTCGAGGCGGTGACCGAGTTCCTGCACTTCGCGTGCACCTCGGAGGACATCAACAACCTCTCGCACGGCCTCATGTTGGCCGAGGCACGCCACCGCGTGCTGCTGCCGGCCATGGATGCCACCATCGGCGCCATCCGCGAGCTGGCACACCGCTACGCAGACGTGCCCATGCTGAGCCGCACGCACGGACAGCCGGCCTCGCCCACCACCCTGGGCAAAGAGCTCGCCAACGTGGTGGCGCGCCTTCGCCGGCAGCGGCACCTGGTGGCGGTGGTCCCGCTGCTCGGAAAGATCAACGGTGCGGTGGGCAACTACAACGCGCACCTCAGCGCGTACCCGACCCTGGACTGGGAGGCGCACGCGCAGGCCTTCGTCGCGCGCCTGGGCCTCGAGTGGAACGCCTACACCACGCAGATCGAGCCGCACGACTACATTGCGGAGCTCTTCGACGCGGTGGCGCGCTTCAACACCGTGCTGCTCGACTTCGACCGCGACGTGTGGGGCTACATCTCCCTCGGCTACTTCGCGCAGCGCGTGGTGGAGGGCGAGGTCGGCTCGTCCACCATGCCGCACAAGGTGAACCCCATCGACTTCGAGAACTCGGAGGGCAACCTGGGGCTCTCGAACGCCATCCTGGGCCACCTGGCCAGCAAGCTGCCCGTCTCGCGCTTCCAGCGTGACCTCACCGACAGCACGGTGCTGCGCAACCTGGGCGTTGGGCTCGCCCACGCGCTGCTCGCGTATCAGGGCACCATGAAGGGTCTCGCCAAGCTGGATGCGCGCCCGGATCGCATGGCGGCCGACCTCGACGACAACTGGGAGGTGCTGGCCGAGCCCATCCAGACCGTCATGCGCCGCTACGGCATCGAGAAGCCCTACGAGAAGCTCAAGGCGCTCACCCGCGGCAAGCGCATCACCGCGCCCGAGGTGGTCGAGTTCATCCACAGCCTGGACATCCCCGACGCAGAGAAGGCCCGCCTCGCTCTGCTCACCCCCGCCACCTACGTGGGCAACGCCGCCGATCAAGCGCGCCGCATCTGAAACGACCTTGTCAGGAGACA
This region of Sandaracinaceae bacterium genomic DNA includes:
- a CDS encoding OmpA family protein; this encodes MSSSRARLSSSRWLLPACLAAVVSCGGTQDPAASGAGTTPPPERAADRDGDGLPDDMDTCPDDIEDYDSYYDADGCGDPDNDADGVSDAEDLCPNEPAWRSAAARDVDDARAGCPIAHVRVYSDGPPGDLDNDGYTDDVDRCPNHAESFPSTLDGGCTDDGDGCPDGTPILTINCEVMILDSLHFAPRSAAVAEQAERIVTAISTLLAVQEWSHLTVQIIGHADDTEPPGIGQRRADAVRDALVAAGVDAARLSTRDAGSTEPRAPTAGLRGRELATAREQNRRVGFQITHPRRLPGRPEESAP
- a CDS encoding glutamate-5-semialdehyde dehydrogenase, encoding MAEDIKTLVTSLARSAKQASRALANADTTSKNAVLLRAAAALRGPEGDLVIAANKRDLAAAVENGLSPAMIDRLELTRARLDAVAEGVEEIAALPDPVGELLEPRRLPNGLETSRMRIPLGLIGIIYESRPNVTADAAALCIKSGNAVILRGGSEAFHSNTAIAEIFGTALEAEGLPRDCAALLPTTAREATLVLIQLDGVVDMVIPRGGESLIRFVAENARVPVIRHYKGVCHVFIDREADLEMGVRIAVNSKTHRPGVCNAMETLLVDAAVADTFLPMVATAMRARGVHMRADARALPLLGEGADAASELDWDTEYLALELNVAVVDDLDAAIEHVARHGSFHTEAIVTRNPEKGKRWVREVDASLVLVNASTRFNDGHQLGLGAEMGISTTKLHAYGPMGLNELCTTKWVGYGTGQVRQ
- the rsfS gene encoding ribosome silencing factor, whose protein sequence is MHIAAAGLDKKALNVEIIDVRGKVDYADFVVLMSGRSDRQVNAIAQGVQRDLRTEHGVRCLGAEGLQQGHWALLDFGDVVVHVFHHDMRGYYDLEALWIDAARVTVPGAERTRVDGPLAAFDEFEDDGVDDE
- a CDS encoding 23S rRNA (pseudouridine(1915)-N(3))-methyltransferase RlmH, yielding MRVRIIAVGKIKEKPTQELLRDYYGRIDRYARFDEVELKDGTEEEVTERFERALPERSRVVALEVLGQRWSSDQLAQHLGRCEGEGVQSAVFLIGGSYGLPKVISKRADVQLSLSAMTLPHRLARLLLAEQVYRGFTILRNEPYSH
- the rpsI gene encoding 30S ribosomal protein S9, translating into MIHGRFYGTGKRKNAVARVFLSPGTGTVTVNGRTFEDYFPRDILRMIIEQPFGVIERNGQYDVRINVHGGGIAAQAQAVRHGISRALIGSEATLRPALKRAGFLTRDAREKERKKPGQPGARKKFQYSKR
- the rplM gene encoding 50S ribosomal protein L13 produces the protein MRTLSAKESDIDRKWYVVDATDQPVGRLASRVATVLRGKHRPNYTPHADVGDFVIIVNADKVRLTGNKADKSVHYRHSGTPGGLTTRTYGQEIATAPDRFVERVVKGMLPKTSLGRRQLTKLKVYAGAAHPHAAQQPTPFTY
- a CDS encoding 1-acyl-sn-glycerol-3-phosphate acyltransferase, translated to MSASEPTANGDAPGTALDTARPYEPPWLLRWVYKRFFTHIQVDERWSGVVRDAARKGVVVYVMRSLSLLDFLCLDFLVKRFGLPLVRFVNDLGLWILEPFGKGERRLRLRRQIPEKQALTEVLQSQFSALLFLRRPPRLGSPRRRGEEMDTDLIRTLIENQRTLQQPVFLVPQTFVWTKRPPQARRGLVDGVFGTVEWPGRVRVLLQFLFNYRNALLRSGEPFDLQAFLAENPELTDAELADKVRYALLRRMERERTLVFGPTKKTLGRIQDDLLRSPRIRKHIENEARGSSRSIAKVEKEARKELSKLCANQQPYVVAKLARFLDWVWNRIYDGIVIDEDGIERLREKARDGAIVLLPSHKSHVDYLVLSSVLYSRQLLPPLIAAGENLGFFPLGPILRRGGAFFIKRSFQGKKLYAALVDGYMRRLLVEGFPIEFFIEGGRSRTGKLLPPKYGLLSMVVDASLLLRARKVYFVPISIGYERIIEERSFVHELGGGEKQKENVGGLLRSSNILRSKYGRLYVHFGEILSFDDLLHDALVEPLAEETGEFDAAAILSGSVALKPSSAGDVLAPDTPRAARRPARDRQDLSPRERRVMIQRLAHRVTYQIDRVTVVTPAALVAMALLAHRQRGMTHTDLLHAAESLLSALERQNARTAGQLRDEDGQIRSDTLHEAVELFLDGKLIQRHGEGDEAIYKIPSERRIALEYYNNNVLHFFVPSALIAAALQLSDGKAITVQTLRERVRQLSKLFKYEFNFRADASFEEIFDDALASMMKFGELVLEDDHVAAAPGRAGAILDTYASLLRSYFEAYLLALRSTGMLLERGEVSRKDWMKQALALGQRMYLAGEIVRRESISKPKLETALKALKDYQLVKTSGEDLQPGRVLTDAATLQALEKKLLPFLK
- a CDS encoding EAL domain-containing protein, with translation MSQKNWTIDPETGLSFVRSGVREVTTDQLRVVFQPIVAVDTRKTFAHEALVRCDVPMFQSPIALFEAATTEQCVGRLGRRIREVTVRDADGSPIFVNIHPEELSERWLVRPDDPLCLYEGEVFLEITEAAAFAYFELCMDVLREVRDRMGARLVIDDFGAGYSNLKRIVDLHPAVVKLDRSLISGLDRERRQQILVKGLVDLCRQLGAKVVAEGVETVGELHACIDCGAQYVQGYLLARPAYPHPSVRWPGAPAPL